CACCTGCTGGGCGCCCTCGTCGTCGGTCAGGTCCGCGACGGCGTCGGCGAGGTCCTCCTCGGCGGAGTTGACCGTGTGTCGCGCGCCGAGGTCCTCGGCCAACTCGAGCGCTTCGTCCTTGACGTCGACGGCGAGGATGTCGGCGGCGCTCATCGCCTCGAGACACTGGAGGCCGATGTGGCCGAGGCCGCCGATGCCGATGACGACGCAGGCGTCGCCGGGGTTCAGTTCGTCGACGGCCTTCTTGGCGGCGTGGTAGGCCGTGATCCCCGCGTCGGCGTGGGGTGCGATCTCGGTCGGATCGATGCCGTCGGGCAGCGGGATCACCGCGCGCTCGTTGGTCTGGAGGAACTCGGCGAAGCCGCCGTCGGTTGTGAGGCCGTTGAACGCCGAATTCTCGCAGTACATGTCCTCGCCGAGCCGGCAGGGCCGACAGATGCCGCAGGTCTGGACGGGGTGACAGATCACGGGATCGCCTTCCTCGACCAGGGTCACCTCCTCGCCCGTCTCGGCGACGATGCCGGCGTTCTCGTGGCCCAGCGTCATCGGCAGGTCCTGGGGCGCGTAGTCCGCCCACATCCCCTCGATGATGTGGTTGTCCGTCTGGCACCAGCCCGCGCCCTCGACCTCGACCAGCACCTGATCGGAGCGCTCGAGTTCCGGGCGGTCGACGTCGTCGATCCGCAGCGCCTCGCTCATGTCGTCGGTGTACTCGTGGAGTCGGGCTGCTTGCATGGTAGCATACCGCACTTCACCGTACACGACGTAAACGTTCACCCCGCCTCTCTATCGCCGAACATATTGGGAAACAATCAACTCGAGCCGAAAGTGTTGGATGAACGTCTACTGTCATCGCATATAGTTGTCCCTTCCGGTGGCAGTCTACTAATTTGTGGGAAAGAATAATTAAGAACCGTGTTGACTGCCCGCGTGCCATGTATCAGCATGATGGTGAGGACGTCTTCGTGATCGACGCCCACGTGCACCTGTGGGACGCGACCGAGGAGAACATCCAACACGAGGGCGGGGAGGAGTTCATCCAGTGCTTCTACGACTACCACACGACGTTCACGCCCGAGGACCGGCAGTGGAGCATGGAAGAGTACCGCAAGTACGGCGCCGAGCGGATGGTCGAGGACATGTTCGGCAACGCGGCGGTCGACATGGGCATCTTCCAGCCGACGTACCTCACGGACTTCTACGAGGAGGGGTTCAACACCACCGAGCAGAACGCCGAACTCGCCGACGAGTATCCCGAACGGTTCGTCCTCAACGGCAGCTTCGATCCGCGGGACGGCGACGAGGGCCTCGAGTACCTCGAGGAACTCCACGAGACCTACGACGTGCCGGGCGTCAAACTCTACACCGCCGAGTGGCGCGACGAGTCGAAGGGGTGGC
The DNA window shown above is from Halopiger xanaduensis SH-6 and carries:
- a CDS encoding NAD(P)-dependent alcohol dehydrogenase, with amino-acid sequence MQAARLHEYTDDMSEALRIDDVDRPELERSDQVLVEVEGAGWCQTDNHIIEGMWADYAPQDLPMTLGHENAGIVAETGEEVTLVEEGDPVICHPVQTCGICRPCRLGEDMYCENSAFNGLTTDGGFAEFLQTNERAVIPLPDGIDPTEIAPHADAGITAYHAAKKAVDELNPGDACVVIGIGGLGHIGLQCLEAMSAADILAVDVKDEALELAEDLGARHTVNSAEEDLADAVADLTDDEGAQQVLDFVGADETTGAAPDIVAAGGDHHIIGYGGHIHEPCQALVDGEFSFKGTLVGQYAELQELVALVDRGDVELRTERYDLADINAVAERLEHNEIEGRAVVTPP